The following DNA comes from Marichromatium purpuratum 984.
GATGGAGAATGTCCGCCCCGCGGTTGAGGTCAAGTCCCGCCGTGTCGGTGGTGCAACCTATCAGGTGCCGGTCGAGGTGCGTCCTACCCGTCGCAACTCGCTGGCAATGCGTTGGCTGATCGATGCTGCGCGCAAGCGCTCCGAGAAGTCCATGGCGCAGCGTCTGGCCGGTGAGCTGATGGATGCCGCCGAGTCGCGTGGTTCTGCGGTTAAGAAGAAAGAAGACACGCACCGCATGGCCGAGGCCAACAAGGCCTTCTCGCACTACCGCTGGTAGTTTCGCAAAGCATTTTTTGATCAATCAGGGCGGATTCAGTCGTGGCACGTAGCACCCCAATCGAGCGGTATCGCAACCTTGGCATCATGGCGCATATCGATGCCGGGAAGACCACCACCACAGAGCGCATCCTGTTCTACACCGGGATCTCTCACAAGATTGGTGAGGTGCATGATGGTGCCGCCACCATGGACTGGATGGAGCAGGAGCAGGAGCGTGGTATCACCATCACCTCCGCGGCAACCACCTGCTTCTGGAGCGGCATGGACCGTGACCGCCCTGAGCACCGCGTCAACATCATCGACACCCCCGGGCACGTCGACTTCACCATCGAAGTCGAGCGTTCGCTGCGTGTGCTCGACGGCGCCTGCGCCGTGTTCTGCGCCGTCGGCGGCGTCGAGCCCCAGTCCGAGACGGTGTGGCGTCAGGCCGACAAGTACGGCGTGCCGCGTATCGCCTTCGTCAACAAGATGGACCGCATGGGTGCCAACTTCCTGCGTGTCGTCGGTCAGGTCGAGGAGCGTCTCGGCGCCAACCCGGTGCCGATCCAGATCCCGATCGGTGCCGAGGAAGACTTCCAGGGCGTGGTCGACCTGGTGCGCATGAAGGCGATCTACTGGGATGAAGCCAGCCGCGGCATGGAGTACGAGGCGCGCGACATCCCCGCCGACCTGGTCGATCTCTGCGACGAGTGGCGCGAGAAGATGGTCGAGGCTGCGGCTGAGGCCAACGAAGAGCTGATGGATAAGTACCTCGAGGGCGAGTCGCTCAGCGAGGACGAGATCAAGGCCGCGCTGCGTGAGCGCACCCTGAAGAGCGAGATCGTGCCGATGATGTGCGGCTCGGCCTTCAAGAACAAGGGTGTGCAGGCGATGCTCGACGCCGTGCTCGACTACATGCCTTCGCCGATCGACGTGCCCGCCATCCGCGGCATCCTCGACGACAAGGACGAGACCGAGGCGGTCCGCGAGTCGAACGACGACGCGCCTTTCGCTGCGCTGGCGTTCAAGATCGCGACCGACCCCTTCGTCGGTACCCTGACCTTCTTCCGTGTCTACTCGGGCGTCATCAAGTCCGGTGACACCGTGTTCAACCCGGTCAAGAGCAAGAAAGAGCGCGTCGGCCGTATCCTGCAGATGCACGCCAACGATCGTCAGGAGATCAAGGAAGTCCGTGCCGGCGACATCGCCGCGGCGGTCGGTCTGAAGGATGTCACTACGGGTGACACTCTGTGCGATCTCAACGAGATCATCACCCTGGAGCGCATGGAGTTCCCCGAGCCGGTCATCTCGGTCGCGGTCGAGCCCAAGACCAAGAGCGACCAGGAGAAGATGGGTATCGCGCTGCAGAAGCTGGCGCAGGAAGACCCCTCCTTCCGTGTCCACACCGACGAGGAGTCCGGTCAGACCATCATCTCCGGTATGGGTGAGCTGCACCTGGAGATCATCGTCGACCGCATGCGTCGCGAGTTCAAGGTCGAGGCCAACGTCGGCGCGCCCCAGGTCAGCTATCGCGAGACCATCCGCGCGACCGTCGAGCAGGAGACCAAGTTCGCTCGTCAGTCCGGTGGTCGTGGTCAGTTCGGTCACGTGCACATCCGCATCGAGCCGCAGGAGGCCGGTGCCGGTTACGAGTTCGTCAACCAGATCGTCGGTGGCGTGGTGCCGAAGGAATACATCCCTTCGGTCGACAAAGGTATCCAGGAGGCCATGCAGAACGGCATTATCGCCGGCTTCCCCATGGTCGACGTCAAGGTCACCCTCTACGACGGTTCCTACCACGAGGTCGACTCGAGTGAGATGGCGTTCAAGATCGCCGGCTCGATGGCCATCAAGGAAGGTGCCGCCAAGGCCAAGCCGGTGTTGCTCGAGCCGATCATGAAGGTCGAGGTGGTGACCCCCGAGGAGAACATGGGCGACGTCATGGGCGACCTGAACAGCCGTCGCGGCATGATTCAGGGGATGGAGGATGCGCCTTCCGGCAAGGTCATCCGTGCCGAGGTCCCGCTGTCCGAGATGTTCGGTTATGCAACCGATCTGCGCTCGGCGACCCAGGGTCGTGCGACCTACAGCATGGAGTTCTCCAAGTACAACGAGGTGCCCGCCAGCATTGCCGAAGCGGTCTCCAAGAAATAGTAACGATTGTTAAGGGTAGAGCGGGATGTCCAAAGAAAAATTCGAACGTAGCAAGCCGCACGTCAACGTTGGCACTATCGGCCACGTCGACCACGGCAAGACCACGCTGACGGCTGCGATCACCACGCACCAGGCGCGCAAGTACGGTGGTGAGGCACGTGCCTACGACCAGATCGACAACGCACCCGAAGAGCGCGAGCGTGGCATTACCATTGCCACCGCGCACGTCGAGTACGAGTCCGATACCCGTCACTACGCGCACGTCGACTGCCCCGGCCACGCCGACTACGTGAAGAACATGATCACCGGTGCGGCGCAGATGGACGGCGCGATCCTGGTGGTGTCGGCCGCCGACGGCCCGATGCCCCAGACCCGCGAGCACATCCTGCTCTCCCGTCAGGTCGGCGTGCCCTACATCATCGTCTACCTGAACAAGGCCGACATGGTCGACGACGCCGAGCTTCTCGAACTCGTCGAGATGGAAGTGCGCGAGCTGCTCTCGAGCTACGACTTCCCGGGTGATGACACCCCGATCGTGACCGGTTCGGCCAAGCTCGCCCTCGAGGGCGACACCTCGGAGATCGGCGGTCCGTCCATCGACAAGCTGGTCGAGGCGCTCGACAGCTACATCCCCGAGCCCGAGCGTGCCGTCGACGGCGCCTT
Coding sequences within:
- the rpsG gene encoding 30S ribosomal protein S7; the protein is MPRRRVAARRQILPDPKHGSELLTKFINMMMEDGKKSVAERIIYNALDQIAEKKGAEPVELLEQAMENVRPAVEVKSRRVGGATYQVPVEVRPTRRNSLAMRWLIDAARKRSEKSMAQRLAGELMDAAESRGSAVKKKEDTHRMAEANKAFSHYRW
- the tuf gene encoding elongation factor Tu; the encoded protein is MSKEKFERSKPHVNVGTIGHVDHGKTTLTAAITTHQARKYGGEARAYDQIDNAPEERERGITIATAHVEYESDTRHYAHVDCPGHADYVKNMITGAAQMDGAILVVSAADGPMPQTREHILLSRQVGVPYIIVYLNKADMVDDAELLELVEMEVRELLSSYDFPGDDTPIVTGSAKLALEGDTSEIGGPSIDKLVEALDSYIPEPERAVDGAFLMPIEDVFSISGRGTVVTGRVERGVIKVGEEVEIVGIKDTTKTTCTGVEMFRKLLDQGEAGDNVGVLLRGTKREDVERGQVLAKPGSITPHTNFEAEVYVLSKEEGGRHTPFFNGYRPQFYFRTTDVTGACELPEGIEMVMPGDNVKMTVQLIAPIAMEEGLRFAVREGGRTVGAGVVSKIIE
- the fusA gene encoding elongation factor G; this encodes MARSTPIERYRNLGIMAHIDAGKTTTTERILFYTGISHKIGEVHDGAATMDWMEQEQERGITITSAATTCFWSGMDRDRPEHRVNIIDTPGHVDFTIEVERSLRVLDGACAVFCAVGGVEPQSETVWRQADKYGVPRIAFVNKMDRMGANFLRVVGQVEERLGANPVPIQIPIGAEEDFQGVVDLVRMKAIYWDEASRGMEYEARDIPADLVDLCDEWREKMVEAAAEANEELMDKYLEGESLSEDEIKAALRERTLKSEIVPMMCGSAFKNKGVQAMLDAVLDYMPSPIDVPAIRGILDDKDETEAVRESNDDAPFAALAFKIATDPFVGTLTFFRVYSGVIKSGDTVFNPVKSKKERVGRILQMHANDRQEIKEVRAGDIAAAVGLKDVTTGDTLCDLNEIITLERMEFPEPVISVAVEPKTKSDQEKMGIALQKLAQEDPSFRVHTDEESGQTIISGMGELHLEIIVDRMRREFKVEANVGAPQVSYRETIRATVEQETKFARQSGGRGQFGHVHIRIEPQEAGAGYEFVNQIVGGVVPKEYIPSVDKGIQEAMQNGIIAGFPMVDVKVTLYDGSYHEVDSSEMAFKIAGSMAIKEGAAKAKPVLLEPIMKVEVVTPEENMGDVMGDLNSRRGMIQGMEDAPSGKVIRAEVPLSEMFGYATDLRSATQGRATYSMEFSKYNEVPASIAEAVSKK